The following coding sequences are from one Candidatus Margulisiibacteriota bacterium window:
- a CDS encoding GTP-binding protein translates to MSNSQKKVFIVIIIGILAVLAILCLLVINNRKHDPNEVIIPLTPIAKLQNAQVTKTAMANEPLVPTRASAALELMATGSQIVTSKLNGQKERIATVSPNTGVPITSQIDNRPKSLVPVEVKGLYMTGWIAGIPSRRNKLISLIDRTELNAVVLDVKDDEGQLTGDDMGITLAQQIKASYHKANLPDVLEAFRQHNIYPIARIVCFKDTLLAMKRPDLAVKTSNGNVWRDRRGAPWVDPYNQEVWKYNIDIAKAAARLGFREIQFDYVRFVSDGNIATAIYPNKTGSKEDNILNFLNYAKKELAPYNVFISADVFGLTTSVPDDLQIGQKFEKVSSSVNYICPMVYPSHYYPGTYGIANPNANPYDTVHNSMIRAVKKTRGAIIRPWLQDFSLGAPIYTATHVIAQKKAVYAAGLKEWILWNPQNKYQEGALAHE, encoded by the coding sequence ATGAGCAATTCGCAGAAAAAAGTGTTTATCGTAATCATTATCGGCATCCTTGCTGTATTAGCGATATTATGCCTATTGGTTATAAATAACAGGAAACACGATCCTAACGAAGTTATCATCCCACTGACACCTATAGCGAAACTACAAAATGCTCAGGTCACAAAAACAGCGATGGCCAACGAACCGCTCGTCCCCACCCGGGCGTCGGCTGCGCTAGAATTAATGGCTACCGGATCACAAATTGTTACGTCCAAACTAAATGGTCAAAAAGAAAGAATAGCAACCGTTTCACCAAATACAGGAGTACCAATAACATCGCAGATTGATAATCGCCCGAAATCATTGGTCCCAGTTGAAGTTAAAGGACTCTACATGACCGGGTGGATAGCCGGAATACCATCTCGACGAAACAAACTAATCTCATTAATTGACCGAACGGAGCTTAATGCAGTTGTCCTGGATGTGAAGGATGATGAAGGACAACTTACCGGCGATGATATGGGAATTACTCTCGCTCAGCAGATTAAGGCCTCATACCATAAAGCAAACCTACCGGATGTTCTTGAGGCTTTTCGACAACACAATATTTATCCGATAGCACGAATTGTCTGCTTTAAAGATACACTGCTGGCAATGAAACGACCGGACCTGGCAGTTAAAACAAGTAATGGGAATGTTTGGAGAGACAGAAGAGGGGCACCTTGGGTTGACCCTTATAACCAGGAAGTGTGGAAATACAATATAGACATAGCTAAAGCTGCTGCCAGACTTGGATTCAGAGAAATACAATTTGATTACGTTCGCTTTGTTTCCGATGGCAACATCGCTACGGCCATATATCCGAATAAAACCGGGTCTAAAGAAGACAATATTTTAAACTTTCTGAACTACGCAAAAAAGGAATTGGCGCCCTACAATGTTTTTATATCAGCAGATGTATTTGGATTAACAACCTCCGTTCCGGATGACCTGCAAATCGGTCAAAAGTTCGAAAAAGTATCCTCCTCCGTTAACTATATTTGCCCAATGGTCTATCCTTCCCATTATTATCCCGGAACATATGGGATTGCCAACCCGAACGCGAATCCTTATGACACGGTCCACAATAGTATGATCAGAGCAGTAAAAAAGACCCGGGGAGCAATAATCCGGCCATGGCTTCAGGACTTCTCTCTCGGAGCTCCTATCTATACGGCAACTCACGTAATTGCTCAAAAAAAAGCAGTTTATGCAGCTGGCCTAAAGGAATGGATACTCTGGAACCCTCAGAACAAATACCAAGAAGGTGCCCTTGCCCACGAATGA
- a CDS encoding VOC family protein, whose translation MTKKLPITPHLWFDKEAKEAAVFYTSLFENSRIKSSIVMNDTPSGTVDIITIDLAGQEFMLINAGPYFTFNPSVSLLIACKTKDEVNNLWEKLIEGGTALMELAEYPFSEKYGWIQDKYGLSWQIMFAGERKIKQKITPTIMFVGEQYGKAEEAINFYTSVFHNAEVGDIDRYGKGEEPDKEGTVKHASFILEGQEFAAMDSAYEHNFTFNEAISFIVNCDTQEEIDYYWEKLSAVPEAEQCGWLKDKYGLSWQIVPTLMREMFKDTDRGKLARVTEAFLKMKKFDIESLKKAYEG comes from the coding sequence ATGACAAAAAAGCTACCGATCACTCCCCATTTATGGTTCGACAAAGAAGCTAAAGAGGCAGCCGTATTCTACACATCCCTATTCGAGAACTCACGGATTAAAAGCTCTATAGTGATGAATGATACTCCTTCGGGCACGGTGGATATTATCACCATTGATCTTGCGGGGCAGGAATTTATGCTTATCAATGCAGGACCGTACTTTACATTTAATCCGTCTGTATCCTTGCTTATTGCATGCAAGACGAAAGATGAAGTTAATAACCTCTGGGAAAAACTCATAGAAGGAGGCACAGCACTCATGGAGCTTGCCGAGTATCCCTTCAGCGAAAAATATGGATGGATTCAAGATAAGTATGGCCTTTCCTGGCAGATAATGTTTGCGGGGGAGCGTAAGATAAAACAAAAGATTACCCCAACAATTATGTTTGTCGGTGAGCAATACGGGAAAGCAGAAGAGGCAATCAATTTCTATACCTCGGTGTTCCACAATGCAGAAGTTGGCGATATTGACCGGTACGGTAAAGGTGAAGAACCTGACAAAGAAGGGACTGTTAAGCACGCCTCATTCATCCTTGAGGGGCAGGAGTTTGCAGCTATGGACAGTGCTTATGAGCACAATTTTACTTTTAATGAAGCCATTTCATTCATTGTGAACTGTGATACCCAGGAAGAAATTGATTATTATTGGGAAAAGCTCTCCGCTGTCCCAGAGGCGGAGCAGTGCGGGTGGCTAAAGGACAAATATGGTCTCTCCTGGCAGATTGTTCCTACCCTAATGAGGGAGATGTTCAAGGACACTGACAGGGGTAAACTGGCCCGAGTAACAGAAGCATTCCTTAAAATGAAAAAATTTGACATTGAAAGCTTGAAAAAAGCATACGAGGGATGA
- a CDS encoding YjbQ family protein, whose protein sequence is MRSYKKELIFNTKKRYEFVHITPQVQEAVQESSVKEGLCLVNAMHITASVFINDNESGLHQDYLDWLEKLAPYSREGYHHNIGEDNGDAHLKRQIMGREVVVAITEGKLDLGPWEAVFYGEFDGQRRKRVLIKIIGE, encoded by the coding sequence ATGAGAAGTTATAAAAAAGAGTTGATATTTAACACAAAGAAACGTTATGAATTTGTACACATTACTCCACAAGTACAAGAAGCAGTTCAAGAAAGTAGTGTGAAGGAAGGCTTATGTCTGGTCAATGCCATGCACATCACAGCCAGCGTATTCATTAACGATAATGAATCCGGCTTGCACCAGGATTATCTGGATTGGCTTGAGAAACTGGCGCCATATAGTCGAGAGGGCTATCATCATAATATAGGCGAGGATAACGGAGATGCTCACTTAAAACGACAGATTATGGGGCGAGAAGTTGTCGTGGCAATTACAGAAGGCAAACTTGATCTCGGACCTTGGGAAGCTGTGTTTTATGGGGAGTTTGATGGTCAGAGAAGGAAACGGGTCCTAATCAAGATTATTGGCGAGTAA